The proteins below are encoded in one region of Meriones unguiculatus strain TT.TT164.6M chromosome 18, Bangor_MerUng_6.1, whole genome shotgun sequence:
- the LOC110541424 gene encoding olfactory receptor 4B13-like, with amino-acid sequence MAKANNVTELIITGLFQDPEVQEVCFVLFLPVYLATVLGNGLIVAVVSVSKSLHSPMYIFLSSLSLVEICYSSTVVPKFITDLLAKVKTISLKGCLAQIFFFHFLGVAEIFLLVVMAYDRYVAICKPLHYMNIMSRQVCHMLVAVSWLGGLIHSTIQILITIPLPFCGPNVIDHYFCDLQPLFKLACTDTFVESVTVMANSGLIALCSFLVLVSSYIVILVNLRNHSAEGRRKALSTCASHITVVVLFFGPAIFLYMRPSSTFTEDKLVAVFYTVITPMLNPIIYTLRNAEVKNAVKKLWGKKNIGMK; translated from the coding sequence ATGGCCAAGGCAAATAACGTGACTGAGCTGATCATCACTGGCCTTTTCCAGGATCCCGAGGTGCAGGAGGTGTGTTTTGTGCTGTTCCTTCCTGTGTACCTGGCCACAGTGCTGGGAAACGGCCTCATTGTTGCAGTGGTCAGTGTCAGTAAGAGCCTGCACTCCCCCATGTACATCTTCCTGAGCTCCTTGTCTCTGGTGGAGATCTGTTACTCCTCTACTGTTGTCCCTAAGTTCATCACCGATTTACTTGCTAAGGTTAAAACCATCTCCCTGAAGGGCTGTCTGGCTCagatatttttcttccatttcttgggGGTTGCTGAGATATTTTTGCTTGTGgtgatggcctatgaccgctatgtggccatctgcaaaCCTCTTCACTACATGAACATCATGAGTCGTCAAGTGTGTCACATGCTGGTGGCAGTTTCTTGGCTGGGGGGCCTGATTCACTCCACAATCCAGATCCTCATCACCATTCCATTGCCCTTCTGTGGTCCCAATGTGATTGACCACTACTTCTGTGACCTGCAGCCATTATTCAAGCTTGCCTGCACTGACACCTTTGTGGAGAGTGTCACTGTAATGGCCAATAGTGGCTTAATTGCTCTGTGTTCCTTTCTTGTTTTGGTGTCTTCCTATATTGTCATCCTGGTCAACTTGCGGAACCATTCTGCAGAGGGGAGGCGCAAAGCCCTCTCCACCTGTGCTTCTCACATAACCGTGGTCGTCTTGTTCTTTGGACCTGCCATCTTCCTTTATATGAGACCCTCCTCCACCTTCACTGAAGACAAACTGGTGGCTGTGTTCTACACGGTTATAACCCCCATGCTGAACCCCATCATCTATACACTCAGAAATGCAGAGGTGAAAAATGCCGTGAAGAAGTTGTGGGGCAAAAAGAACATAGGGATGAAGTGA